In Aestuariibaculum lutulentum, one DNA window encodes the following:
- a CDS encoding GNAT family N-acetyltransferase, with translation MNLYKSYETERLILKPTTGEDAAFVLELFNTPKWLEYIGDRQVNTIEAAKDYIESKMMPQLQRLGYGNYTLIRKTDLCKIGSCGLYDREGLDGIDIGFAFLPAFEKLGYAFEAATKVKELALFEFGLTEIHAITTKENISSQRLLEKLGLTCMGIINIPNDDEDLLHYKFSKQSNL, from the coding sequence ATGAATTTATATAAATCCTACGAAACAGAACGTCTCATTCTTAAACCAACAACTGGAGAGGATGCTGCTTTTGTGTTAGAACTATTTAATACACCTAAATGGCTAGAATATATTGGAGACAGACAAGTAAATACCATTGAAGCTGCGAAAGATTATATTGAAAGTAAAATGATGCCTCAATTACAACGATTGGGCTATGGGAATTACACATTAATTCGAAAAACAGACCTTTGTAAAATTGGTAGTTGCGGACTTTACGACCGAGAAGGTTTAGATGGCATCGATATTGGTTTTGCCTTTCTTCCTGCATTCGAAAAGCTAGGATATGCTTTTGAAGCGGCTACTAAAGTGAAGGAATTAGCTTTATTTGAATTTGGACTAACAGAAATTCATGCCATTACAACAAAGGAAAATATAAGTTCACAGCGCTTGTTGGAAAAATTAGGATTAACATGTATGGGAATCATTAATATTCCTAATGACGATGAGGATTTGTTACATTATAAATTTTCAAAACAAAGCAATTTGTAA
- a CDS encoding MBL fold metallo-hydrolase, which translates to MNKKQYGAKPTEADILKYSNSKNWKDGKFQNLEETSMSISIQNIPKLLYKQFCKKDGREPASFIAMDSFDSEQFLSPSETMKFIWYGHSAVLIRINNKTILIDPMLGDNAAPISPFPIKRFSKDTLNLIDEFPEIDLLMLTHDHYDHLDYKSIKKLKSKVKQYFVALGVKRHLVKWGIHEEKITEFDWWDAKSIDDIQITFTPTRHFSGRGLTDRAKSLWGGWTFKTASENVWFSGDGGYGKHFKEIGERLGPFDFAFMECGQYNENWHLIHMFPEESVQAAIDADAKHIMPVHWAGFALAQHHWQHPVDEFIKSAEEKNIPVSYPRLGELINYKDYKNSVWWK; encoded by the coding sequence ATGAATAAAAAACAATACGGCGCGAAGCCAACAGAAGCAGACATTTTAAAATACTCAAATAGCAAAAACTGGAAAGACGGTAAGTTTCAAAATCTTGAAGAAACATCCATGTCTATAAGCATTCAGAACATTCCGAAACTATTATACAAGCAATTTTGCAAAAAGGATGGCAGAGAACCTGCAAGTTTTATAGCTATGGATTCGTTTGATAGCGAGCAGTTTTTATCACCTTCGGAAACGATGAAATTTATCTGGTATGGTCATTCGGCAGTACTTATACGCATCAACAACAAAACTATACTTATCGACCCTATGTTAGGGGATAATGCCGCACCAATATCGCCATTTCCAATAAAGCGTTTTAGTAAGGACACGTTAAATTTAATAGATGAGTTTCCGGAGATTGATTTACTAATGCTTACCCACGATCACTACGATCATTTAGATTATAAAAGCATAAAAAAATTAAAATCTAAAGTGAAACAATATTTCGTGGCTTTGGGTGTAAAACGTCATTTAGTGAAATGGGGAATCCATGAAGAAAAAATAACAGAATTTGATTGGTGGGATGCAAAATCTATAGATGATATTCAAATAACCTTTACGCCAACCCGTCATTTTTCTGGAAGAGGATTAACGGATAGAGCTAAGTCTCTTTGGGGAGGCTGGACTTTTAAAACGGCCTCTGAAAATGTATGGTTTTCTGGAGATGGTGGATACGGTAAACATTTTAAAGAAATTGGAGAGCGTTTAGGACCGTTCGATTTTGCCTTCATGGAATGTGGTCAGTATAACGAAAACTGGCATTTAATACATATGTTCCCCGAAGAAAGTGTGCAGGCCGCTATTGATGCTGACGCCAAACATATCATGCCTGTACATTGGGCAGGTTTTGCTTTAGCTCAACACCATTGGCAACATCCTGTAGATGAATTTATAAAATCGGCTGAAGAAAAAAATATTCCTGTTAGTTATCCAAGGTTGGGAGAATTAATAAATTATAAAGATTACAAAAATTCCGTGTGGTGGAAGTAA
- a CDS encoding GNAT family N-acetyltransferase: protein MEIDYIFTSRRLGFRNWSTNDLNEFAKMNADEDVMKHFPKTLTTKETSEFIDRLQAHFEKHSYNYFAVDILETGDFIGFIGLAYQTYESEFTPAVDIGWRLKKKAWGRGYATEGAKRCLELAFTELNLDQVIATCTRQNVNSEQVMKKIGMKKVSEFKHPKLKEYPEYEVCLCYEISKSHWSKSNG, encoded by the coding sequence ATGGAAATAGATTATATTTTTACTTCACGAAGACTTGGCTTTCGTAACTGGAGCACAAATGATTTAAATGAATTTGCTAAAATGAATGCCGATGAAGATGTGATGAAGCATTTTCCAAAGACTCTAACAACAAAAGAAACATCTGAATTTATTGATCGATTACAGGCCCATTTTGAAAAACACAGTTATAATTATTTTGCAGTTGACATTTTAGAAACAGGAGATTTTATCGGGTTTATAGGTTTGGCTTATCAAACTTATGAATCAGAGTTTACTCCGGCTGTTGATATAGGCTGGCGTTTAAAGAAAAAGGCTTGGGGTAGAGGCTATGCTACCGAAGGCGCCAAGCGATGTCTGGAATTAGCTTTTACAGAATTGAATTTAGATCAGGTTATAGCGACCTGCACCAGGCAAAATGTAAATTCAGAACAAGTCATGAAAAAAATAGGAATGAAAAAAGTTTCAGAATTTAAGCATCCTAAACTTAAAGAATACCCTGAATACGAAGTTTGTCTTTGCTATGAAATATCGAAATCTCACTGGAGTAAAAGCAATGGGTAG
- a CDS encoding HdeD family acid-resistance protein, giving the protein MKAQFLKTIRNSVKHWYIPLIVGLLFAGLGIYALMSPVESFLALAFMFSLSFIFSGIGEITFAMANKDEMDNWGWNLAFGIMTFLIGILLMSKPEISLVTLSFYIGFLMLFRSMMGISYALELKQYGVSDWTKLMIVSVLGVVFSFILIWNPVLAGMTIIFWIGLTLIVVGAFSIYLSIKLKKLNAMPGKISDELKSRYDAIKKEMHDEMNKT; this is encoded by the coding sequence ATGAAAGCACAATTCTTAAAAACCATTAGAAATTCTGTTAAGCATTGGTATATTCCTCTTATTGTTGGTCTTCTATTTGCAGGCCTAGGCATCTATGCATTAATGTCTCCGGTAGAATCATTTTTAGCTTTAGCATTTATGTTTAGTCTTTCTTTTATATTTTCAGGCATAGGAGAAATTACTTTTGCAATGGCAAATAAAGATGAAATGGATAATTGGGGCTGGAATTTAGCATTTGGTATCATGACCTTTTTAATCGGTATACTATTAATGTCTAAACCAGAAATTTCGTTAGTAACCTTATCATTTTATATCGGATTTCTTATGTTGTTTCGCTCAATGATGGGGATTAGCTATGCCTTAGAATTAAAGCAATACGGCGTGTCGGACTGGACAAAATTAATGATTGTAAGCGTATTGGGTGTTGTGTTTTCTTTTATTTTAATTTGGAATCCGGTATTGGCAGGTATGACTATTATTTTCTGGATAGGATTAACATTAATAGTTGTAGGTGCATTTAGTATTTATTTATCCATAAAACTTAAAAAGTTAAATGCCATGCCAGGTAAAATTTCCGATGAGTTAAAAAGTAGATATGATGCTATTAAAAAGGAAATGCACGATGAAATGAATAAGACCTAA
- a CDS encoding GNAT family N-acetyltransferase, which produces MIIRKIQPEDNPFLASIIKNTFDEHDAPKCGTVYSDPTTDHLFSLFDTEKSILWVAEEKGEILGCCGIYPTDGLPEGYVELVKFYLAPSARGKGVGTKLMEQSIESAKALGYTNIYLESLPHFATAVKMYTKLGFQTLREPLGKSGHTSCNIWMNKKI; this is translated from the coding sequence ATGATTATTCGAAAAATCCAACCAGAAGACAATCCGTTTTTAGCAAGTATTATAAAAAACACATTCGATGAACATGATGCTCCAAAATGTGGCACGGTATATTCAGATCCGACAACTGATCATTTGTTTTCATTATTTGATACAGAAAAATCAATATTATGGGTAGCGGAAGAAAAAGGTGAAATTTTAGGTTGTTGTGGTATATATCCAACCGATGGGCTGCCCGAAGGTTATGTGGAATTGGTTAAGTTTTATTTAGCTCCTTCAGCCCGAGGTAAAGGAGTTGGAACAAAGCTAATGGAGCAAAGTATAGAATCAGCTAAAGCCTTAGGTTATACCAATATATATCTGGAAAGTTTGCCTCATTTTGCCACAGCAGTAAAAATGTATACAAAATTAGGTTTTCAAACCTTAAGGGAGCCCTTAGGTAAATCAGGACATACATCATGTAACATTTGGATGAATAAAAAAATATAA
- a CDS encoding nuclear transport factor 2 family protein: MKSIIVLIAVCFVLFFNCSHEVENPELLKKVLINYFDGIKTQDLDELNRLTTEDFVLFENGLIWTNDSLVRENPKMKSVKRHWQFDFKSVEINGDYGDIVYYNHGSFVINDSIYREIDWLESATFKKVNDQWKLKFLHSTVRK, from the coding sequence ATGAAATCAATAATTGTATTGATAGCTGTATGCTTTGTGTTATTTTTCAACTGCAGTCACGAGGTTGAAAATCCTGAATTGTTAAAAAAGGTATTGATAAACTATTTTGATGGTATAAAAACGCAGGATTTAGATGAATTAAACCGATTAACTACTGAAGATTTTGTACTATTTGAAAATGGCCTAATCTGGACTAATGATAGTTTAGTACGTGAAAACCCGAAAATGAAGTCTGTTAAAAGGCATTGGCAATTCGATTTTAAAAGTGTAGAAATTAATGGCGATTATGGAGATATTGTATATTACAATCATGGCAGTTTTGTAATTAACGATTCCATATATCGCGAGATTGACTGGTTGGAGAGCGCCACGTTTAAAAAGGTAAATGACCAATGGAAACTCAAATTCCTGCATTCAACAGTTCGTAAGTAA